One part of the Homo sapiens chromosome 19, GRCh38.p14 Primary Assembly genome encodes these proteins:
- the NCR1 gene encoding natural cytotoxicity triggering receptor 1 isoform X2 encodes MSSTLPALLCVGLCLSQRISAQQQTLPKPFIWAEPHFMVPKEKQVTICCQGNYGAVEYQLHFEGSLFAVDRPKPPERINKVQFYIPDMNSRMAGQYSCIYRVGELWSEPSNLLDLVVTEMYDTPTLSVHPGPEVISGEKVTFYCRLDTATSMFLLLKEGRSSHVQRGYGKVQAEFPLGPVTTAHRGTYRCFGSYNNHAWSFPSEPVKLLVTGDIENTSLAPEDPTFPET; translated from the exons ATGTCTTCCACactccctgccctgctctgcgTCG GGCTGTGTCTGAGTCAGAGGATCAGCGCCCAGCAGC AGACTCTCCCAAAACCGTTCATCTGGGCCGAGCCCCATTTCATGGTTCCAAAGGAAAAGCAAGTGACCATCTGTTGCCAGGGAAATTATGGGGCTGTTGAATACCAGCTGCACTTTGAAGGAAGCCTTTTTGCCGTGGACAGACCAAAACCCCCTGAGCGGATTAACAAAGTCCAATTCTACATCCCGGACATGAACTCCCGCATGGCAGGGCAATACAGCTGCATCTATCGGGTTGGGGAGCTCTGGTCAGAGCCCAGCAACTTGCTGGATCTGGTGGTAACAG AAATGTATGACACACCCACCCTCTCGGTTCATCCTGGACCCGAAGTGATCTCGGGAGAGAAGGTGACCTTCTACTGCCGTCTAGACACTGCAACAAGCATGTTCTTACTGCTCAAGGAGGGAAGATCCAGCCACGTACAGCGCGGATACGGGAAGGTCCAGGCGGAGTTCCCCCTGGGCCCTGTGACCACAGCCCACAGAGGGACATACCGATGTTTTGGCTCCTATAACAACCATGCCTGGTCTTTCCCCAGTGAGCCAGTGAAGCTCCTGGTCACAG GCGACATTGAGAACACCAGCCTTGCACCTGAAGACCCCACCTTTCCTG
- the NCR1 gene encoding natural cytotoxicity triggering receptor 1 isoform a precursor (isoform a precursor is encoded by transcript variant 1): MSSTLPALLCVGLCLSQRISAQQQTLPKPFIWAEPHFMVPKEKQVTICCQGNYGAVEYQLHFEGSLFAVDRPKPPERINKVQFYIPDMNSRMAGQYSCIYRVGELWSEPSNLLDLVVTEMYDTPTLSVHPGPEVISGEKVTFYCRLDTATSMFLLLKEGRSSHVQRGYGKVQAEFPLGPVTTAHRGTYRCFGSYNNHAWSFPSEPVKLLVTGDIENTSLAPEDPTFPADTWGTYLLTTETGLQKDHALWDHTAQNLLRMGLAFLVLVALVWFLVEDWLSRKRTRERASRASTWEGRRRLNTQTL, from the exons ATGTCTTCCACactccctgccctgctctgcgTCG GGCTGTGTCTGAGTCAGAGGATCAGCGCCCAGCAGC AGACTCTCCCAAAACCGTTCATCTGGGCCGAGCCCCATTTCATGGTTCCAAAGGAAAAGCAAGTGACCATCTGTTGCCAGGGAAATTATGGGGCTGTTGAATACCAGCTGCACTTTGAAGGAAGCCTTTTTGCCGTGGACAGACCAAAACCCCCTGAGCGGATTAACAAAGTCCAATTCTACATCCCGGACATGAACTCCCGCATGGCAGGGCAATACAGCTGCATCTATCGGGTTGGGGAGCTCTGGTCAGAGCCCAGCAACTTGCTGGATCTGGTGGTAACAG AAATGTATGACACACCCACCCTCTCGGTTCATCCTGGACCCGAAGTGATCTCGGGAGAGAAGGTGACCTTCTACTGCCGTCTAGACACTGCAACAAGCATGTTCTTACTGCTCAAGGAGGGAAGATCCAGCCACGTACAGCGCGGATACGGGAAGGTCCAGGCGGAGTTCCCCCTGGGCCCTGTGACCACAGCCCACAGAGGGACATACCGATGTTTTGGCTCCTATAACAACCATGCCTGGTCTTTCCCCAGTGAGCCAGTGAAGCTCCTGGTCACAG GCGACATTGAGAACACCAGCCTTGCACCTGAAGACCCCACCTTTCCTG CAGACACTTGGGGCACCTACCTTTTAACCACAGAGACGGGACTCCAGAAAG ACCATGCCCTCTGGGATCACACTGCCCAGAATCTCCTTCGGATGGGCCTGGCCTTTCTAGTCCTGGTGGCTCTAGTGTGGTTCCTGGTTGAAGACTGGCTCAGCAGGAAGAGGACTAGAGAGCGAGCCAGCAGAGCTTCCACTTGGGAAGGCAGGAGAAGGCTGAACACACAGACTCTTTGA
- the NCR1 gene encoding natural cytotoxicity triggering receptor 1 isoform c precursor (isoform c precursor is encoded by transcript variant 3): MSSTLPALLCVGLCLSQRISAQQQTLPKPFIWAEPHFMVPKEKQVTICCQGNYGAVEYQLHFEGSLFAVDRPKPPERINKVQFYIPDMNSRMAGQYSCIYRVGELWSEPSNLLDLVVTEMYDTPTLSVHPGPEVISGEKVTFYCRLDTATSMFLLLKEGRSSHVQRGYGKVQAEFPLGPVTTAHRGTYRCFGSYNNHAWSFPSEPVKLLVTGDIENTSLAPEDPTFPDHALWDHTAQNLLRMGLAFLVLVALVWFLVEDWLSRKRTRERASRASTWEGRRRLNTQTL, encoded by the exons ATGTCTTCCACactccctgccctgctctgcgTCG GGCTGTGTCTGAGTCAGAGGATCAGCGCCCAGCAGC AGACTCTCCCAAAACCGTTCATCTGGGCCGAGCCCCATTTCATGGTTCCAAAGGAAAAGCAAGTGACCATCTGTTGCCAGGGAAATTATGGGGCTGTTGAATACCAGCTGCACTTTGAAGGAAGCCTTTTTGCCGTGGACAGACCAAAACCCCCTGAGCGGATTAACAAAGTCCAATTCTACATCCCGGACATGAACTCCCGCATGGCAGGGCAATACAGCTGCATCTATCGGGTTGGGGAGCTCTGGTCAGAGCCCAGCAACTTGCTGGATCTGGTGGTAACAG AAATGTATGACACACCCACCCTCTCGGTTCATCCTGGACCCGAAGTGATCTCGGGAGAGAAGGTGACCTTCTACTGCCGTCTAGACACTGCAACAAGCATGTTCTTACTGCTCAAGGAGGGAAGATCCAGCCACGTACAGCGCGGATACGGGAAGGTCCAGGCGGAGTTCCCCCTGGGCCCTGTGACCACAGCCCACAGAGGGACATACCGATGTTTTGGCTCCTATAACAACCATGCCTGGTCTTTCCCCAGTGAGCCAGTGAAGCTCCTGGTCACAG GCGACATTGAGAACACCAGCCTTGCACCTGAAGACCCCACCTTTCCTG ACCATGCCCTCTGGGATCACACTGCCCAGAATCTCCTTCGGATGGGCCTGGCCTTTCTAGTCCTGGTGGCTCTAGTGTGGTTCCTGGTTGAAGACTGGCTCAGCAGGAAGAGGACTAGAGAGCGAGCCAGCAGAGCTTCCACTTGGGAAGGCAGGAGAAGGCTGAACACACAGACTCTTTGA
- the NCR1 gene encoding natural cytotoxicity triggering receptor 1 isoform b precursor (isoform b precursor is encoded by transcript variant 2), protein MSSTLPALLCVGLCLSQRISAQQQTLPKPFIWAEPHFMVPKEKQVTICCQGNYGAVEYQLHFEGSLFAVDRPKPPERINKVQFYIPDMNSRMAGQYSCIYRVGELWSEPSNLLDLVVTEMYDTPTLSVHPGPEVISGEKVTFYCRLDTATSMFLLLKEGRSSHVQRGYGKVQAEFPLGPVTTAHRGTYRCFGSYNNHAWSFPSEPVKLLVTGDIENTSLAPEDPTFPDTWGTYLLTTETGLQKDHALWDHTAQNLLRMGLAFLVLVALVWFLVEDWLSRKRTRERASRASTWEGRRRLNTQTL, encoded by the exons ATGTCTTCCACactccctgccctgctctgcgTCG GGCTGTGTCTGAGTCAGAGGATCAGCGCCCAGCAGC AGACTCTCCCAAAACCGTTCATCTGGGCCGAGCCCCATTTCATGGTTCCAAAGGAAAAGCAAGTGACCATCTGTTGCCAGGGAAATTATGGGGCTGTTGAATACCAGCTGCACTTTGAAGGAAGCCTTTTTGCCGTGGACAGACCAAAACCCCCTGAGCGGATTAACAAAGTCCAATTCTACATCCCGGACATGAACTCCCGCATGGCAGGGCAATACAGCTGCATCTATCGGGTTGGGGAGCTCTGGTCAGAGCCCAGCAACTTGCTGGATCTGGTGGTAACAG AAATGTATGACACACCCACCCTCTCGGTTCATCCTGGACCCGAAGTGATCTCGGGAGAGAAGGTGACCTTCTACTGCCGTCTAGACACTGCAACAAGCATGTTCTTACTGCTCAAGGAGGGAAGATCCAGCCACGTACAGCGCGGATACGGGAAGGTCCAGGCGGAGTTCCCCCTGGGCCCTGTGACCACAGCCCACAGAGGGACATACCGATGTTTTGGCTCCTATAACAACCATGCCTGGTCTTTCCCCAGTGAGCCAGTGAAGCTCCTGGTCACAG GCGACATTGAGAACACCAGCCTTGCACCTGAAGACCCCACCTTTCCTG ACACTTGGGGCACCTACCTTTTAACCACAGAGACGGGACTCCAGAAAG ACCATGCCCTCTGGGATCACACTGCCCAGAATCTCCTTCGGATGGGCCTGGCCTTTCTAGTCCTGGTGGCTCTAGTGTGGTTCCTGGTTGAAGACTGGCTCAGCAGGAAGAGGACTAGAGAGCGAGCCAGCAGAGCTTCCACTTGGGAAGGCAGGAGAAGGCTGAACACACAGACTCTTTGA
- the NCR1 gene encoding natural cytotoxicity triggering receptor 1 isoform X3 — MYDTPTLSVHPGPEVISGEKVTFYCRLDTATSMFLLLKEGRSSHVQRGYGKVQAEFPLGPVTTAHRGTYRCFGSYNNHAWSFPSEPVKLLVTGDIENTSLAPEDPTFPADTWGTYLLTTETGLQKDHALWDHTAQNLLRMGLAFLVLVALVWFLVEDWLSRKRTRERASRASTWEGRRRLNTQTL, encoded by the exons ATGTATGACACACCCACCCTCTCGGTTCATCCTGGACCCGAAGTGATCTCGGGAGAGAAGGTGACCTTCTACTGCCGTCTAGACACTGCAACAAGCATGTTCTTACTGCTCAAGGAGGGAAGATCCAGCCACGTACAGCGCGGATACGGGAAGGTCCAGGCGGAGTTCCCCCTGGGCCCTGTGACCACAGCCCACAGAGGGACATACCGATGTTTTGGCTCCTATAACAACCATGCCTGGTCTTTCCCCAGTGAGCCAGTGAAGCTCCTGGTCACAG GCGACATTGAGAACACCAGCCTTGCACCTGAAGACCCCACCTTTCCTG CAGACACTTGGGGCACCTACCTTTTAACCACAGAGACGGGACTCCAGAAAG ACCATGCCCTCTGGGATCACACTGCCCAGAATCTCCTTCGGATGGGCCTGGCCTTTCTAGTCCTGGTGGCTCTAGTGTGGTTCCTGGTTGAAGACTGGCTCAGCAGGAAGAGGACTAGAGAGCGAGCCAGCAGAGCTTCCACTTGGGAAGGCAGGAGAAGGCTGAACACACAGACTCTTTGA
- the NCR1 gene encoding natural cytotoxicity triggering receptor 1 isoform e precursor (isoform e precursor is encoded by transcript variant 5): MSSTLPALLCVGLCLSQRISAQQQMYDTPTLSVHPGPEVISGEKVTFYCRLDTATSMFLLLKEGRSSHVQRGYGKVQAEFPLGPVTTAHRGTYRCFGSYNNHAWSFPSEPVKLLVTGDIENTSLAPEDPTFPDHALWDHTAQNLLRMGLAFLVLVALVWFLVEDWLSRKRTRERASRASTWEGRRRLNTQTL; encoded by the exons ATGTCTTCCACactccctgccctgctctgcgTCG GGCTGTGTCTGAGTCAGAGGATCAGCGCCCAGCAGC AAATGTATGACACACCCACCCTCTCGGTTCATCCTGGACCCGAAGTGATCTCGGGAGAGAAGGTGACCTTCTACTGCCGTCTAGACACTGCAACAAGCATGTTCTTACTGCTCAAGGAGGGAAGATCCAGCCACGTACAGCGCGGATACGGGAAGGTCCAGGCGGAGTTCCCCCTGGGCCCTGTGACCACAGCCCACAGAGGGACATACCGATGTTTTGGCTCCTATAACAACCATGCCTGGTCTTTCCCCAGTGAGCCAGTGAAGCTCCTGGTCACAG GCGACATTGAGAACACCAGCCTTGCACCTGAAGACCCCACCTTTCCTG ACCATGCCCTCTGGGATCACACTGCCCAGAATCTCCTTCGGATGGGCCTGGCCTTTCTAGTCCTGGTGGCTCTAGTGTGGTTCCTGGTTGAAGACTGGCTCAGCAGGAAGAGGACTAGAGAGCGAGCCAGCAGAGCTTCCACTTGGGAAGGCAGGAGAAGGCTGAACACACAGACTCTTTGA
- the NCR1 gene encoding natural cytotoxicity triggering receptor 1 isoform d precursor (isoform d precursor is encoded by transcript variant 4) yields the protein MSSTLPALLCVGLCLSQRISAQQQMYDTPTLSVHPGPEVISGEKVTFYCRLDTATSMFLLLKEGRSSHVQRGYGKVQAEFPLGPVTTAHRGTYRCFGSYNNHAWSFPSEPVKLLVTGDIENTSLAPEDPTFPADTWGTYLLTTETGLQKDHALWDHTAQNLLRMGLAFLVLVALVWFLVEDWLSRKRTRERASRASTWEGRRRLNTQTL from the exons ATGTCTTCCACactccctgccctgctctgcgTCG GGCTGTGTCTGAGTCAGAGGATCAGCGCCCAGCAGC AAATGTATGACACACCCACCCTCTCGGTTCATCCTGGACCCGAAGTGATCTCGGGAGAGAAGGTGACCTTCTACTGCCGTCTAGACACTGCAACAAGCATGTTCTTACTGCTCAAGGAGGGAAGATCCAGCCACGTACAGCGCGGATACGGGAAGGTCCAGGCGGAGTTCCCCCTGGGCCCTGTGACCACAGCCCACAGAGGGACATACCGATGTTTTGGCTCCTATAACAACCATGCCTGGTCTTTCCCCAGTGAGCCAGTGAAGCTCCTGGTCACAG GCGACATTGAGAACACCAGCCTTGCACCTGAAGACCCCACCTTTCCTG CAGACACTTGGGGCACCTACCTTTTAACCACAGAGACGGGACTCCAGAAAG ACCATGCCCTCTGGGATCACACTGCCCAGAATCTCCTTCGGATGGGCCTGGCCTTTCTAGTCCTGGTGGCTCTAGTGTGGTTCCTGGTTGAAGACTGGCTCAGCAGGAAGAGGACTAGAGAGCGAGCCAGCAGAGCTTCCACTTGGGAAGGCAGGAGAAGGCTGAACACACAGACTCTTTGA
- the NCR1 gene encoding natural cytotoxicity triggering receptor 1 isoform X1, translating to MSSTLPALLCVGLCLSQRISAQQQTLPKPFIWAEPHFMVPKEKQVTICCQGNYGAVEYQLHFEGSLFAVDRPKPPERINKVQFYIPDMNSRMAGQYSCIYRVGELWSEPSNLLDLVVTEMYDTPTLSVHPGPEVISGEKVTFYCRLDTATSMFLLLKEGRSSHVQRGYGKVQAEFPLGPVTTAHRGTYRCFGSYNNHAWSFPSEPVKLLVTGDIENTSLAPEDPTFPANSTRELHVHVEP from the exons ATGTCTTCCACactccctgccctgctctgcgTCG GGCTGTGTCTGAGTCAGAGGATCAGCGCCCAGCAGC AGACTCTCCCAAAACCGTTCATCTGGGCCGAGCCCCATTTCATGGTTCCAAAGGAAAAGCAAGTGACCATCTGTTGCCAGGGAAATTATGGGGCTGTTGAATACCAGCTGCACTTTGAAGGAAGCCTTTTTGCCGTGGACAGACCAAAACCCCCTGAGCGGATTAACAAAGTCCAATTCTACATCCCGGACATGAACTCCCGCATGGCAGGGCAATACAGCTGCATCTATCGGGTTGGGGAGCTCTGGTCAGAGCCCAGCAACTTGCTGGATCTGGTGGTAACAG AAATGTATGACACACCCACCCTCTCGGTTCATCCTGGACCCGAAGTGATCTCGGGAGAGAAGGTGACCTTCTACTGCCGTCTAGACACTGCAACAAGCATGTTCTTACTGCTCAAGGAGGGAAGATCCAGCCACGTACAGCGCGGATACGGGAAGGTCCAGGCGGAGTTCCCCCTGGGCCCTGTGACCACAGCCCACAGAGGGACATACCGATGTTTTGGCTCCTATAACAACCATGCCTGGTCTTTCCCCAGTGAGCCAGTGAAGCTCCTGGTCACAG GCGACATTGAGAACACCAGCCTTGCACCTGAAGACCCCACCTTTCCTG